A genomic region of Fundulus heteroclitus isolate FHET01 chromosome 24, MU-UCD_Fhet_4.1, whole genome shotgun sequence contains the following coding sequences:
- the LOC105922210 gene encoding pro-opiomelanocortin, with the protein MCPVWLLVAAVVVGGARGAVSQCWEHPSCQDLNTESSMMECIHACRSDLTAETPIVPGEAHLQPPPPPSEASSFMSSSPPAKRSYSMEHFRWGKPVGRKRRPVKVYTNNGVQEESAEVFPGEMRRRELTSELLAAVEAEERAQEVMEEASEERQQLLGGLQEKKDGSYKMKHFRWGGPPAGKRYGGFMKSWEEGRQKPLVTLLKNIINKEEQM; encoded by the exons ATGTGTCCTGTGTGGCTATTGGTGGCTGCGGTGGTTGTGGGCGGAGCCAGAGGAGCTGTCAGCCAATGCTGGGAGCATCCGAGCTGCCAGGACCTGAACACTGAGAGCAGCATGATg GAGTGCATCCACGCCTGCCGGTCGGACCTCACCGCCGAGACCCCCATCGTCCCAGGTGAAGCCCACctccagcctcctcctcctccctccgaGGCCTCCTCCTTCATGTCCTCCTCTCCCCCGGCTAAACGCTCCTACTCCATGGAGCACTTCCGCTGGGGGAAGCCCGTCGGCCGCAAACGCCGCCCCGTCAAGGTCTACACCAACAACGGGGTCCAGGAGGAGTCCGCCGAGGTGTTCCCCGGAGAGATGAGGAGGCGAGAGCTGACCAGTGAGCTGCTGGCGGCCGTGGAGGCGGAGGAGAGGGCTCaggaggtgatggaggaggCGTCGGAGGAGCGCCAGCAGCTCCTGGGAGGCCTGCAGGAGAAGAAGGACGGCTCCTACAAGATGAAGCACTTCCGCTGGGGCGGGCCGCCGGCTGGGAAACGCTACGGGGGGTTCATGAAGAGCTGGGAGGAGGGCCGGCAGAAGCCGCTGGTGACGCTCCTCAAGAACATCATCAACAAGGAGGAGCAGATGTGA